A region from the Muribaculum gordoncarteri genome encodes:
- a CDS encoding DUF5686 and carboxypeptidase-like regulatory domain-containing protein, protein MILFTAFACGVSINAQTTQLRGVVRDSITHEPIPYVALFLEGTNNGVLSEENGTFRLSSPRKATGLRVSVMGYTTKTVELKSSQIRNLIIDLSPDGVQLNEIIVKPTKEKYSKKNNPAVEFLERIRATRDINDPYRNDYFNYDKYERMTIALNDFNPSDDSWIERKFDFLKDHIDISEVSGKPILNVAVQEKSSSVHYRKSPESEREYVKGIKREGVDQMADQESMRRFMEDVFREIDIYDGNDVTLLQNRFVSPLSRIATDFYKYYLSDTTVVEGDSCIVLSFVPHTPQTFGFLGKLYVSKNDSTMFIKKIDLHLPHSINVNFVDAMSVSQTYEKAPDGSRLKTKDDMIVEFRVMPGTPSFYTRRNTVYNNFSFDRPPVGVDDVFNHAEHEVVDASAFKRDDDFWEKNRLVPLEVGEGSVKSLVERLRSVPLYYWTEKTLKLLVSGYAPTGKNSKFDYGPVNTSISYNTAEGVRLRTGGMTTANLSKRWFGRGYVAYGLRDHKWKYKAELEYSFIDKEYHSREFPVKSLRFTQSYELDQLGQKYLFTNQDNLFLSFKRMEDTRVTYRRLTALDYTLELRNGFSLVAGFAYERQEATKWIPFIDSAGKHYGHYNEAAFNIKLRYAPGEKFYQGRTNRYPINLDAPVIELTHTYAPRGFMGSMFPINRTELRLQKRIWLSAFGYIDAVAKGGHVWEAAPYLNLLLPNANLSYTIQPESFALMNPLEFINDTYGLIDITYWANGALFTRLPLLKKSKLREVVSFKSLWGHLSKKNDPTYNPELFRFPEDITVTRMSGRPYMEISAGLDNIFSVLRVDYVWRLSYRNTPGAPNSGLRIAMHFTF, encoded by the coding sequence TTGATATTATTTACGGCATTTGCCTGCGGGGTGTCGATCAATGCACAAACGACACAGTTGCGCGGTGTCGTAAGAGATTCCATCACTCATGAGCCGATTCCTTATGTAGCACTGTTTCTTGAAGGCACCAACAACGGAGTGCTCTCGGAAGAGAACGGTACATTTAGATTGTCGTCACCTCGAAAAGCGACCGGATTAAGGGTGTCGGTTATGGGCTATACCACCAAAACAGTGGAGCTGAAGTCATCACAGATACGCAATCTCATAATAGATCTGTCGCCCGACGGAGTGCAGCTTAATGAAATAATAGTCAAGCCCACAAAGGAGAAATACAGCAAGAAAAACAATCCCGCAGTTGAGTTTCTTGAACGAATACGCGCCACGCGTGACATAAACGATCCCTATCGCAACGACTACTTCAACTACGACAAGTATGAGCGCATGACAATAGCGCTCAATGACTTCAACCCATCGGATGATTCATGGATAGAACGCAAATTTGATTTTCTGAAGGATCATATCGACATATCGGAAGTGTCGGGCAAGCCGATACTCAATGTCGCAGTACAGGAAAAGTCGTCATCGGTCCACTATCGCAAGTCGCCCGAAAGCGAACGTGAGTATGTGAAAGGCATAAAGCGCGAGGGAGTCGACCAGATGGCCGACCAAGAAAGTATGCGCCGATTCATGGAAGATGTGTTCCGGGAGATTGACATTTATGACGGAAACGATGTGACATTGCTGCAAAACAGATTTGTGAGTCCGTTGTCACGGATAGCAACCGACTTTTACAAGTACTATCTTTCCGACACTACAGTAGTTGAAGGCGACTCATGCATAGTGCTTAGTTTCGTGCCTCACACACCACAAACATTCGGGTTTCTCGGGAAACTATATGTTTCCAAAAACGACTCGACAATGTTCATTAAGAAAATCGACCTGCATCTGCCCCACTCCATAAATGTAAACTTCGTGGATGCAATGTCGGTGTCGCAAACCTACGAAAAGGCTCCCGACGGCTCCCGTCTTAAGACAAAGGACGACATGATTGTCGAATTTCGCGTCATGCCGGGCACCCCGAGCTTCTATACGCGCCGCAACACGGTTTACAATAATTTCAGCTTCGACAGGCCGCCGGTCGGTGTCGATGATGTGTTCAACCACGCCGAGCACGAAGTTGTCGATGCCTCCGCATTTAAGCGCGACGACGATTTTTGGGAAAAGAACCGACTTGTACCGCTCGAGGTGGGTGAAGGAAGCGTGAAATCGCTTGTTGAGCGTTTACGCAGCGTCCCCTTGTATTACTGGACCGAGAAGACATTGAAGCTGCTCGTTTCAGGCTATGCACCTACGGGCAAGAACAGCAAGTTTGACTACGGTCCTGTAAACACGAGCATCTCCTACAACACAGCCGAGGGAGTGCGCCTGCGAACCGGAGGAATGACAACGGCCAATCTGTCGAAGCGGTGGTTTGGCCGCGGATATGTAGCCTATGGTCTTCGCGACCATAAATGGAAATACAAAGCCGAACTTGAATACTCGTTCATCGATAAAGAATATCATTCACGCGAATTTCCCGTAAAGTCATTGCGATTCACCCAGTCCTACGAGCTTGACCAGCTGGGACAAAAATATCTGTTTACCAATCAGGACAACCTGTTTCTTTCATTCAAGCGCATGGAGGATACACGCGTAACCTACAGGCGGCTCACCGCGCTGGATTATACGCTTGAATTACGTAACGGATTCTCCCTCGTGGCAGGATTTGCCTACGAGCGCCAAGAGGCCACCAAGTGGATACCCTTTATCGACAGCGCAGGCAAGCACTACGGCCACTACAATGAAGCGGCGTTCAACATAAAGCTGCGATATGCACCCGGCGAAAAGTTCTACCAGGGAAGGACCAACCGCTATCCCATCAACCTTGATGCGCCGGTAATAGAGCTTACCCACACCTATGCGCCACGCGGGTTCATGGGAAGCATGTTCCCCATCAACCGCACCGAGCTGCGATTGCAAAAACGCATCTGGCTATCGGCATTCGGCTACATCGACGCCGTGGCAAAGGGCGGTCATGTGTGGGAAGCGGCACCTTATCTGAACCTGTTGCTGCCCAATGCCAATCTCTCCTACACGATTCAGCCCGAAAGCTTCGCATTGATGAATCCACTGGAATTCATCAACGACACCTACGGCCTGATCGACATTACCTACTGGGCCAACGGCGCTCTATTTACACGCCTGCCGTTACTGAAGAAATCGAAACTAAGGGAGGTGGTGTCGTTTAAAAGCCTTTGGGGACATCTCAGCAAAAAGAACGACCCGACCTACAACCCTGAACTGTTTCGCTTCCCTGAGGACATAACGGTTACCCGTATGTCGGGACGCCCCTACATGGAAATAAGCGCGGGACTCGACAACATTTTCAGTGTCCTGCGAGTCGACTATGTGTGGCGTCTATCCTATCGCAACACTCCCGGAGCGCCCAACTCAGGCTTGAGAATAGCGATGCATTTTACTTTCTGA
- a CDS encoding flavodoxin, translated as MKKIGIFYGSSTGVTADVAQLIAKDLGVADVDIHDVAKSSPSDVAQYDVLVLGSSTWGAGDLQDDWYDFIDGLEALDLKGKEIAIFGCGDESMSDTFCGAVGEIYKRLQGTGAKFIAPFDASVYTFDESPAFIDGVYVGLLLDEVNHPELSDERIKEWTDKIKSEI; from the coding sequence ATGAAAAAAATTGGAATATTTTATGGTTCTTCGACCGGAGTTACTGCCGATGTAGCACAACTCATAGCAAAAGATCTCGGCGTTGCCGATGTTGATATACATGATGTTGCAAAGTCATCGCCCTCGGATGTGGCACAATATGACGTACTTGTTCTCGGTTCCTCGACCTGGGGTGCCGGCGATCTTCAGGATGATTGGTATGACTTCATCGACGGCCTTGAAGCTCTCGACCTTAAGGGTAAAGAGATTGCAATATTCGGTTGCGGTGATGAATCGATGAGCGACACATTCTGCGGTGCTGTAGGTGAAATCTACAAACGCCTCCAAGGTACCGGCGCCAAATTCATCGCTCCATTTGATGCAAGCGTCTACACATTTGACGAGTCACCCGCATTTATCGACGGAGTTTACGTAGGTTTGCTTCTTGACGAAGTAAATCACCCCGAACTCAGCGATGAACGCATAAAGGAGTGGACCGACAAGATAAAATCAGAGATTTAG
- a CDS encoding DUF4293 domain-containing protein: MVIQRWQTVFLFIAAVAMGIFFFLPVSCMMGYITSILNALVTVLLLVDIFMYRNLKLQKRVALICICFCFVSAAITAYLSSVLDIATNWEVQLVCPVVAIIFTYFAYARMKADEKLLRSYDRIR, translated from the coding sequence ATGGTAATACAACGTTGGCAAACGGTGTTTCTTTTCATTGCGGCAGTGGCAATGGGAATATTTTTCTTCCTTCCCGTGAGCTGCATGATGGGTTATATCACATCAATCCTTAATGCACTCGTTACAGTGCTGCTGTTGGTTGACATTTTTATGTACAGGAACTTGAAATTGCAGAAACGCGTAGCATTGATATGCATCTGCTTCTGTTTTGTTTCGGCTGCTATCACGGCTTATCTCAGTTCAGTTCTTGACATTGCCACCAATTGGGAAGTGCAGCTTGTGTGTCCGGTTGTCGCAATAATATTCACATACTTCGCTTATGCTCGAATGAAGGCTGACGAAAAGCTCCTTAGAAGCTACGATCGCATACGCTGA